From a single Diachasmimorpha longicaudata isolate KC_UGA_2023 chromosome 13, iyDiaLong2, whole genome shotgun sequence genomic region:
- the LOC135168693 gene encoding RWD domain-containing protein 2A — translation MSDVMKIREYLATQVIELETLQAVYPDELVITDHGALADINQFISGGQHDNPGRLAYSIKITVPEGSVDLHVTLPPDYPGVSPDVYARGSALDRTQQTKFNDALIGFAKTQDPDEPCIYAIISWMQDHLDGYLKDSRKNSEKDNRKNKKKISKPKVFGRYWIYSHHIYSNIKRKDMADEAKECQLSGFCLAGKPGIICVEGALEDCEYWWQKIKVMNWHKILLKLVEEENLDGKDVNTMRKFTEFQEISFPTTDKHNDMGQLLKYLTEHQSQHVFKEFFGVEGKMNNNNN, via the exons aTGTCAGACGTTATGAAAATCCGGGAATACCTGGCGACTCAAGTTATTGAACTTGAGACGTTACAAGCTGTTTATCCGGATGAATTAGTTATTACCGATCATGGTGCATTGGCTGAcatcaatcaatttatttctggCGGCCAGCATGATAATCCTGGACGATTAgcgtattcaataaaaataactgtGCCCGAG GGAAGTGTGGACCTTCATGTGACATTACCACCTGATTACCCAGGTGTCAGTCCAGACGTATATGCCAGGGGTTCAGCCTTAGATCGCACCCAGCAAACAAAATTCAACGACGCACTTATAGGCTTCGCCAAAACTCAAGATCCCGATGAACCGTGCATTTACGCCATTATCTCCTGGATGCAGGATCATTTGGATGGGTACTTAAAGGACTCCAGGAAAAATAGCGAGAAggataatagaaaaaataagaaGAAGATTTCAAAACCGAAGGTTTTCGGTCGTTATTGGATCTACAGCCATCATATTTACTCTAATATAAAAAGGAAAGACATGGCTGACGAAGCTAAGGAGTGTCAATTATCAGGCTTCTGCCTGGCTGGAAAGCCGGGAATTATTTGTGTCGAAGGAGCCCTGGAGGATTGTGAATATTGGTGGCAAAAG ATAAAAGTGATGAATTggcacaaaatattattaaaattagttGAAGAAGAAAACTTAGACGGCAAAGACGTAAATACAATGCGTAAATTTACGGAATTCCAAGAAATATCATTTCCAACAACCGATAAACACAACGACATGGGCCAATTGTTAAAATATCTAACTGAGCATCAATCCCAGCACGTGTTTAAAGAGTTCTTCGGAGTTGAGGGGAAAATGAACAATAACAACAATTAA
- the LOC135168694 gene encoding anaphase-promoting complex subunit 10 isoform X2, with protein MDPVQEEFAGRVREVGNHAIWSLSSCKPGFGVDQLRDNLTDTYWQSDGQLPHLVNIQFRKKTTIRDICIYTDYKLDESYTPSRISIRAGTNFNDLQEVEVMDLNEPSGWVVIPIKDLNDRPIRTFMIQIAVISNHQNGRDTHMRQIKVHSPAQDILGPPAPHLPGQFLTNEFQRYATIR; from the exons ATGGATCCAGTCCAGGAAGAATTTGCTGGCCGAGTGAGGGAAGTTGGGAATCATGCGATCTGGAGTTTATCCAGCTGCAAACCTGGTTTCGGAGTTGATCAGCTTCGTGACAATTTGACAGATACCTATTGGCAATCTGATGGACAGCTGCCACATTTAGTGAACATTCAGTTTCGAAAGAAAACTACTATCAGGGATATTTGCATTTATACTGACTATAAACTCGACGAGAGCTACACGCCGAGCAG AATAAGTATAAGAGCAGGCACAAATTTCAACGACCTCCAAGAGGTGGAAGTTATGGACTTAAACGAGCCAAGTGGCTGGGTGGTGATACCAATAAAAGACCTGAACGACAGACCCATCAGGACTTTCATGATACAAATAGCTGTGATAAGTAATCATCAGAATGGCAGAGACACTCATATGAGGCAGATAAAGGTTCACAGTCCAGCTCAGGATATTCTGGGGCCCCCAGCTCCTCACCTCCCAGGGCAATTTCTCACCAATGAATTTCAACGTTATGCCACCAtaagataa
- the LOC135168694 gene encoding anaphase-promoting complex subunit 10 isoform X1 → MSSKTSGGGEMDPVQEEFAGRVREVGNHAIWSLSSCKPGFGVDQLRDNLTDTYWQSDGQLPHLVNIQFRKKTTIRDICIYTDYKLDESYTPSRISIRAGTNFNDLQEVEVMDLNEPSGWVVIPIKDLNDRPIRTFMIQIAVISNHQNGRDTHMRQIKVHSPAQDILGPPAPHLPGQFLTNEFQRYATIR, encoded by the exons ATGAGCAGTAAAACGAGTGGCGGAG GAGAAATGGATCCAGTCCAGGAAGAATTTGCTGGCCGAGTGAGGGAAGTTGGGAATCATGCGATCTGGAGTTTATCCAGCTGCAAACCTGGTTTCGGAGTTGATCAGCTTCGTGACAATTTGACAGATACCTATTGGCAATCTGATGGACAGCTGCCACATTTAGTGAACATTCAGTTTCGAAAGAAAACTACTATCAGGGATATTTGCATTTATACTGACTATAAACTCGACGAGAGCTACACGCCGAGCAG AATAAGTATAAGAGCAGGCACAAATTTCAACGACCTCCAAGAGGTGGAAGTTATGGACTTAAACGAGCCAAGTGGCTGGGTGGTGATACCAATAAAAGACCTGAACGACAGACCCATCAGGACTTTCATGATACAAATAGCTGTGATAAGTAATCATCAGAATGGCAGAGACACTCATATGAGGCAGATAAAGGTTCACAGTCCAGCTCAGGATATTCTGGGGCCCCCAGCTCCTCACCTCCCAGGGCAATTTCTCACCAATGAATTTCAACGTTATGCCACCAtaagataa
- the LOC135168689 gene encoding Bardet-Biedl syndrome 7 protein homolog, which produces MSLVLSRVDYVSVGVTSKSTTRILPSHEAKATQKFAIGDHDGILHVFGMKKGELQLVFKSLPGPKIERLVLGGSLGSPKDKIFIAYGNSVKGYTKKGKMFLEFDTSLIDPITSMFVLGPDLAACARDLYHRYQNCKDADSYLAGETLNDVILIPGEGTSVLAILACGDRAIRVLTGTKNPTILRLPSVPTVLSSWREDDRDSRNRILLGTQDGKIGLLTVQGAKTIRITWLLTTVASEVTSLDTYELDDGLDILVGRQDGSVEVFTFSDDEETTPLHRYRYNAGESISTVMGGIIGASGYPEILVTTYSGRVFGLTTRPPGSLEAGANLEALEKLKTEILQLEQKLVEDSEMFDFPNEGIVPLILSVNHRMLLDPDTASYQLSIELDTPIDNVLIQSDTPVELLDESNSAVASLSICNPLENNFVLATYRCQANVNHLETRLRTIEGQSGVLQVYVTTQIQPKGCRRINVPIYALSLHARLHQDENPHTSGGPFNELRLVGGFTVAEMHAWLSLALPHIPERPQLVDGEAALNYISTFVGTLLKCKYKKGSASFLGENVSSVIILRDLLTREATKRKIKLDVFCDIAEGSVTRVLELILPRLKAADELTQKLRILDALQEWEMKSEAEGNLSSEYQELLRQEDQIRQQMAKHPEILVRLHGVITDLYVDWERAKGARRMTSAVAAEKLSSALETRNIEALQQIILGKDENPITPPASLSLGQDIVV; this is translated from the exons ATGTCATTGGTATTGTCGAGAGTGGATTATGTGTCGGTTGGGGTGACATCGAAGAGCACAACACGTATTTTACCCTCACACGAAGCAAAAGCCACTCAAAAATTCGCCATTGGGGACCACGATGGAATTCTTCATGTCTTTG GAATGAAAAAAGGAGAGTTGCAGTTGGTGTTCAAATCCCTCCCAGGTCCGAAGATAGAGCGACTGGTCCTCGGTGGGTCATTAGGAAGTCCCAAAGATAAGATTTTCATCGCCTACGGTAATTCCGTCAAAGGTTACACGAAAAAAGGAAAGATGTTCCTGGAGTTCGATACGAGTCTCATCGACCCCATCACTTCGATGTTCGTCCTGGGGCCCGACCTGGCGGCGTGTGCCCGAGATTTATATCACAG GTACCAAAACTGCAAAGACGCCGACTCGTATCTCGCAGGGGAGACTCTGAACGACGTGATTCTAATTCCCGGTGAGGGTACATCGGTTCTGGCCATTCTCGCTTGCGGGGATCGCGCCATTCGCGTACTAACTGGCACCAAGAACCCTACAATCCTTCGACTTCCAAGTGTTCCCACAGTGCTGAGCTCCTGGAGGGAGGACGACCGAGACTCCCGAAACCGAATCCTCCTGGGCACTCAGGACGGAAAAATCGGTCTGCTAACAGTTCAAGGTGCCAAAACAATTCGAATAACTTGGCTGCTGACTACAGTCGCCTCAGAAGTGACGTCCCTGGACACATACGAGCTCGATGACGGTCTGGACATCCTGGTCGGACGTCAGGACGGATCGGTGGAAGTCTTCACCTTTTCAGATGACGAGGAGACGACACCGCTGCATCGATACCGCTATAACGCAGGAGAAAGTATCAGCACAGTAATGGGAGGGATTATCGGTGCCTCTGGCTACCCCGAAATCCTAGTGACAACTTACTCAGGCCGAGTGTTCGGTTTAACAACGAGACCCCCAGGCTCGTTGGAGGCTGGAGCCAATTTGGAGGccctggaaaaattgaaaaccgaGATTCTTCAGCTTGAACAAAAACTGGTAGAGGACAGTGAGATGTTTGACTTTCCAAACGAAGGTATTGTTCCCCTGATCCTCTCGGTGAATCATCGGATGCTGCTGGATCCAGACACAGCGTCTTATCAGCTATCGATCGAGCTCGACACCCCCATAGACAATGTTCTGATACAATCAGACACACCAGTGGAGCTGTTGGACGAGAGCAACAGTGCAGTGGCCAGTCTCTCAATTTGCAATCCActggagaataattttgttctAGCAACTTATCGATGTCAGGCAAACGTCAATCACCTGGAAACTCGATTGCGCACTATAGAGGGACAATCAGGTGTCCTCCAGGTTTACGTGACGACTCAGATCCAGCCAAAGGGTTGCAGAAGAATAAACGTGCCGATTTATGCATTGTCCCTTCACGCTAGGCTACATCAGGACGAGAATCCACATACGTCTGGAGGACCTTTTAATGAATTAAGACTGGTTGGAGGTTTCACTGTCGCTGAGATGCATGCCTGGCTATCCCTGGCACTTCCACATATTCCCGAAAGACCGCAATTGGTTGATGGGGAGGCCGCCTTAAATTATATATCGACCTTTGTTGGGACTCTGTTGAAATGTAAGTACAAGAAGGGGAGTGCCAGTTTTCTTGGAGAGAATGTATCCTCTGTGATCATTTTGAGGGATCTGTTGACGAGGGAGGCCACCAAGAGGAAGATCAAGCTGGATGTGTTTTGTGATATTGCTGAGGGCAGTGTCACCAGAGTCTTGGAGCTCATTCTACCCAGGCTCAAAGCTGCTGATGAGTTGACACAGAAACTGAGGATTCTGGATGCCCTGCAGGAGTGGGAGATGAAGAGTGAGGCTGAAGGAAATTTGAGTAGTGAGTATCAGGAACTTCTGAGGCAGGAAGACCAAATTAGACAACAGATGGCTAAACATCCGGAGATCCTGGTGAGGCTGCATGGAGTAATTACGGATTTATACGTCGATTGGGAGAGAGCTAAAGGCGCCAGGAGAATGACTTCTGCAGTCGCTGCTGAAAAACTAAGTTCTGCACTTGAAACTCGGAACATCGAGGCTCTTCAACAAATTATTCTTGGAAAAGATGAAAATCCAATTACACCACCTGCTAGTCTTAGCCTTGGACAGGATATCGTCGTTTGA
- the LOC135168690 gene encoding zinc finger protein 675-like encodes MMEVGADEEAQTVLLEGMEGTQYITIQRSDGQTLGKGVPLLTLSGELISDGMVVDMINAGVANEFNTGAQYYETDDLLPHELTEEDKKLAAALVAVQLQAQHKQQQIHTQTQHTDALLPDVSQLATLAPVNSYAIQTISQEPQPVYTSVPTYKRINHGVKQEFVNVKSEYDIDVSADSSEDAAPASGQKRSLPHKKRIARKLKQQTKKNAKKDVGKNQENIIVEVIEEPQPYKCELCENKFGGQLKFFEHLKSHYEPVKQETRVAQATNTNITIACSESIQIEHAAIEEFSEPEDLMEGIRGVVEETGAHIDEETESSTLVNNSSNLWGISDVTESIQEPVNSEVSEQDVQKKVEEELPETAKKKKAPKGRKSQSQGMACPQCDRTFHHKNSLIYHMRSHTGERPHQCEVCGKSFFAASALKVHKRLHSGDKPYKCEDCGRHFRQWGDLKYHSMSIHSEQRQFQCEYCGKDFARKYSLIVHRRIHTGEKNYRCEYCNKTFRASSYLQNHRRIHTGEKPHPCTVCGKPFRVRSDMKRHMHTHDRGRAERLAARLVSKNDDKETNAACVVKTLDDNDKALHSSTIQDLVQELKLEVEQNNVVEIVPPEDNPESILPHAGGQGSQVERLYPVTSGADENSDRDPLEAVDRTSDTLQYFFM; translated from the exons ATGATGGAAGTTGGAGCTGACGAGGAGGCTCAGACTGTCCTTCTGGAGGGGATGGAAGGGACTCAGTACATCACGATTCAAAGGAGTGATGGTCAGACACTGGGTAAGGGTGTTCCTCTACTCACACTCAGTGGAGAGCTGATCTCTGATGGAATGGTCGTCGACATGATCAATGCTGGCGTAGCTAATGAGTTTAACACTGGAGCACAGTATTACGAAACTGATGATCTTCTTCCTCATGAGTTGACTGAG GAAGACAAAAAACTAGCTGCAGCTCTAGTAGCTGTCCAGCTTCAGGCGCAGCACAAGCAGCAGCAAATTCACACTCAGACCCAACACACCGATGCTCTACTCCCCGATGTCTCTCAGCTGGCGACTCTCGCACCAGTGAACTCTTATGCCATTCAAACAATTTCCCAAGAGCCACAGCCAGTCTACACCAGCGTTCCCACATATAAACGAATAAATCACGGTGTGAAACAAGAATTCGTCAATGTCAAGAGCGAGTACGACATTGACGTGTCTGCTGATAGCAGTGAGGATGCTGCCCCGGCTTCCGGACAGAAACGTTCCCTACCGCACAAAAAGAGAATTGCCAGAAAGCTCAAACAACAAACGAAGAAAAATGCCAAGAAGGACGTTGGCAAGAATCAGGAGAACATTATTGTGGAGGTCATTGAGGAACCCCAGCCTTACAAGTGTGAGCTGTGTGAGAACAAATTTGGTGGACAGCTCAAGTTTTTTGAACATCTTaag tccCATTACGAGCCTGTGAAACAAGAGACTAGAGTAGCCCAAGCAACAAATACAAACATAACAATAGCCTGTTCCGAATCGATTCAAATTGAACACGCTGCCATCGAGGAATTCAGTGAACCTGAAGATCTCATGGAGGGCATTAGAGGAGTGGTAGAAGAGACTGGGGCCCACATTGATGAAGAGACCGAGTCTTCCACTCTCGTGAACAACAGTTCCAATCTCTGGGGGATTTCCGACGTGACTGAATCGATTCAGGAGCCAGTTAACAGTGAAGTCAGCGAGCAAGACGTTCaaaaaaaagttgaggaaGAATTACCGGAGACAGCTAAAAAGAAAAAGGCCCCGAAGGGAAGGAAATCCCAGAGTCAGGGGATGGCTTGTCCGCAGTGTGATAGAACTTTTCACCATAAGAATAGTTTAATCTATCATATGAGATCTCATACTGGCGAGAGACCACATCAGTGTGAAGTTTGTGGAAAGAGCTTCTTCGCTGCTAGTGCATTAAAG GTCCACAAACGTCTTCACAGCGGAGACAAGCCGTACAAATGTGAGGATTGTGGTCGTCACTTCCGCCAATGGGGTGACCTGAAATATCACTCGATGAGCATTCACTCAGAGCAACGTCAGTTCCAGTGTGAATACTGTGGAAAAGACTTTGCCCGAAAATATTCACTCATTGTTCATCGACGAATTCACactggtgaaaaaaattatcgttgCGAATATTGCAACAAAACGTTCCGTGCAAGTAGTTATCTGCAAAATCACCGGAGAATACATACAGGGGAGAAACCCCATCCGTGCACAGTCTGTGGGAAACCATTCCGGGTGAGAAGTGACATGAAGAGACACATGCACACACACGACAGAGGACGAGCGGAGAGACTGGCAGCAAGACTGGTCAGCAAAAACGATGATAAAGAAACTAATGCAGCCTGTGTTGTTAAGACACTGGATGATAATGATAAAGCTCTGCACTCCTCGACTATCCAGGATCTCGTCCAAGAGCTGAAGCTTGAAGTTGAGCAGAATAACGTGGTTGAGATTGTGCCACCTGAGGACAATCCTGAGAGTATTCTGCCACATGCTGGGGGTCAAGGTTCTCAAGTTGAACGTTTATATCCTGTTACCAGCGGCGCTGACGAAAATTCTGATAGAGATCCTCTCGAAGCTGTCGATAGAACATCAGATACTTT gcAATATTTCTTCATGTAA